A genomic window from Micromonospora ferruginea includes:
- a CDS encoding glycosyl hydrolase → MRRSRFRLASTAAATVLAAATALSVITPAEAHTVSPVNANASTATRAVLNWLAHLPNRSSNRIASGFFGGYSNSGFSLTQTEELRSATGQYPAILSCDYGSGWATNNDITALVDHSCNSSLKSWSAAGGLVTISVHLPSPANANGGGLNTPMGNFADLLNPSTAAGARWRQLQDKMAAGLQDLENAGVPVLFRPFHEVNGDWFWWGNRDPNTFKQVWQQMYTYLTGTKGLDNLLWVYSADFSRGNRTAYYPGGSYVDVVGMDAYDDNPQVAGIQSAYSELVGLGKPFAFAEIGPDSQGSFDYGRWVTAFQQSYPKTSYFLAWNDGWGPARNSGGSTLFNNSWIANRGEVDLGNVTEPGGGGTTTPPPSGGTLLNGFETGTEGWTGAGVTGGPWQVTEWASQGTRSLKSDVNLAAGAAYLKKTATTNLSGRGTLRATARVAPWGSFGAGSQAKLYVKTGAGWQWFDGGSVAVTSAGVNLSLSLSGVANLGDVREIGVQFVPAGGASGTSAIYVDNVTVQ, encoded by the coding sequence ATGCGACGAAGCAGGTTCCGCCTCGCGTCGACCGCCGCCGCCACCGTCCTGGCCGCCGCCACCGCGCTCTCCGTCATCACCCCCGCCGAGGCGCACACCGTCTCACCGGTCAACGCCAACGCGTCCACCGCCACCCGCGCCGTGCTGAACTGGCTGGCCCACCTGCCCAACCGCAGCAGCAACCGGATCGCCTCCGGCTTCTTCGGCGGCTACAGCAACAGCGGCTTCTCGCTGACCCAGACCGAGGAGCTGCGCTCCGCCACCGGCCAGTACCCGGCGATCCTGAGCTGCGACTACGGCTCCGGCTGGGCGACCAACAACGACATCACCGCGCTCGTCGACCACTCCTGCAACTCGTCGCTGAAGTCGTGGTCCGCCGCCGGTGGGCTGGTCACCATCAGCGTGCACCTGCCCAGCCCGGCCAACGCCAACGGCGGCGGCCTGAACACGCCGATGGGCAACTTCGCCGACCTGCTCAACCCGTCCACCGCGGCCGGCGCCCGCTGGCGGCAGCTCCAGGACAAGATGGCCGCCGGCCTGCAGGACCTGGAGAACGCCGGGGTGCCGGTGCTGTTCCGGCCGTTCCACGAGGTCAACGGCGACTGGTTCTGGTGGGGCAACCGGGACCCGAACACGTTCAAGCAGGTCTGGCAGCAGATGTACACCTACCTCACCGGCACCAAGGGGCTGGACAACCTGCTCTGGGTCTACTCCGCCGACTTCAGCCGGGGCAACCGGACCGCGTACTACCCGGGCGGTTCCTACGTGGACGTGGTCGGCATGGACGCCTACGACGACAACCCGCAGGTCGCCGGCATCCAGTCCGCGTACAGCGAGCTGGTCGGGCTGGGCAAGCCGTTCGCGTTCGCCGAGATCGGGCCGGACAGCCAGGGCTCCTTCGACTACGGGCGCTGGGTCACCGCCTTCCAGCAGAGCTACCCGAAGACGTCCTACTTCCTGGCCTGGAACGACGGCTGGGGCCCGGCTCGTAACTCCGGCGGCAGCACGCTGTTCAACAACTCCTGGATCGCCAACCGGGGCGAGGTCGACCTGGGCAACGTGACCGAGCCGGGTGGCGGCGGCACCACCACCCCGCCCCCGTCCGGCGGGACGCTGCTCAACGGGTTCGAGACCGGCACCGAGGGCTGGACCGGCGCGGGAGTCACCGGCGGACCTTGGCAGGTCACCGAGTGGGCTTCGCAGGGCACCCGCTCGCTCAAGTCCGACGTCAACCTGGCCGCCGGGGCCGCGTACCTGAAGAAGACCGCCACCACGAACCTGAGCGGGCGCGGCACGCTGCGGGCCACCGCGCGGGTCGCGCCGTGGGGCAGCTTCGGCGCCGGCAGCCAGGCGAAGCTGTACGTCAAGACCGGCGCCGGCTGGCAGTGGTTCGACGGCGGCTCGGTCGCCGTGACCTCGGCCGGGGTGAACCTGTCGCTGTCGCTGTCCGGCGTGGCCAACCTCGGCGACGTGCGGGAGATCGGCGTGCAGTTCGTGCCGGCCGGCGGCGCGAGCGGCACGTCCGCGATCTACGTGGACAACGTCACCGTCCAGTGA
- a CDS encoding zinc-ribbon domain-containing protein: MFFIFGLRTKVDRSGVVTQVCRHCGNQAAQVISRRVTKFSLFFIPLIPIRTRYTQQCTFCGAQYDISRAEAERLPVG; this comes from the coding sequence ATGTTCTTCATCTTCGGGCTGCGGACCAAGGTCGACCGGTCCGGCGTCGTCACCCAGGTCTGCCGCCACTGCGGCAACCAGGCCGCGCAGGTGATCAGCCGGCGGGTCACGAAGTTCAGCCTCTTCTTCATCCCCCTGATCCCGATCCGCACCCGCTACACGCAGCAGTGCACGTTCTGCGGCGCCCAGTACGACATCTCCCGCGCCGAGGCCGAGCGCCTCCCGGTCGGCTGA
- a CDS encoding GntP family permease, translating to MVTLLAAPAEPLTNAGNTQLVVAALLGIAAVVLLIAWGKVHPFLSLILGAAVLGVVAGVPADKIVTSFSGGVGSTVGGVGLLIALGAMIGGMLAESGGADSIVERVVGRVSGGALPWAMAGVAALIGLPLFFEVGVVLLVPIVLLVSLRVNVPLMKIGIPALAGLSVLHGLVPPHPGPLVAIDALGANLGQTLAFGLLVAIPTVIIAGPVFGNFIARYVPATAPESLLPTRRDVAVAGDRSPTRPGDGRADADGDLVTEDDLVNPGAGRPGASIEEPVGRRSRRAPALWAAVVTVLLPVVLMLLRAIGELTLGEDTAGRKALDIVGTPIVALLAGVIFAMIFLGYRNGFSRSQVSGFLGGSLPAIAGILLIVAAGGGFKQVLVDAGVGNLVADAAEGANLSPLLLGWLVAVGIRVATGSATVATITAAGIVAPLAATLQGPEVALLALAIGCGSLFFSHVNDAGFWLVKEYFGLTVGQTIKSWSVMETIISVVGFLGVLLLDVFV from the coding sequence GTGGTAACACTGCTCGCCGCACCGGCGGAACCGCTCACGAACGCCGGCAACACCCAACTCGTCGTCGCCGCCCTGCTGGGCATCGCCGCGGTGGTGCTGCTCATCGCCTGGGGCAAGGTCCACCCGTTCCTGTCGCTGATCCTCGGCGCCGCGGTGCTGGGCGTGGTGGCCGGCGTCCCCGCCGACAAGATCGTCACCTCGTTCAGCGGCGGGGTCGGCTCCACGGTCGGCGGCGTCGGCCTGCTGATCGCGCTCGGCGCGATGATCGGCGGCATGCTCGCCGAGTCGGGCGGCGCGGACAGCATCGTCGAGCGGGTGGTCGGCCGGGTCTCCGGCGGCGCGCTGCCCTGGGCGATGGCCGGGGTGGCCGCGCTCATCGGCCTGCCGCTCTTCTTCGAGGTCGGCGTGGTGCTGCTGGTGCCGATCGTGCTGCTGGTCTCGCTCCGGGTGAACGTGCCGCTGATGAAGATCGGCATCCCGGCGCTGGCCGGCCTGTCGGTGCTGCACGGCCTGGTGCCGCCGCACCCGGGCCCGCTGGTGGCGATCGACGCGCTCGGCGCCAACCTCGGCCAGACGCTCGCCTTCGGCCTGCTGGTGGCGATCCCCACGGTGATCATCGCCGGTCCGGTCTTCGGCAACTTCATCGCCCGCTACGTGCCGGCCACCGCGCCCGAGTCGCTGCTGCCCACCCGCCGTGACGTGGCGGTCGCCGGGGACCGCAGCCCCACCCGCCCCGGGGACGGCCGCGCCGACGCCGACGGCGACCTGGTCACCGAGGACGACCTGGTCAACCCGGGCGCCGGGCGGCCGGGCGCGTCGATCGAGGAGCCGGTCGGCCGGCGGTCACGCCGCGCGCCCGCGCTCTGGGCGGCCGTGGTCACCGTGCTGCTGCCGGTGGTGCTGATGCTGCTGCGGGCGATCGGCGAGCTGACCCTCGGCGAGGACACCGCCGGCCGCAAGGCGCTGGACATCGTCGGCACCCCGATCGTCGCGCTGCTCGCCGGCGTCATCTTCGCGATGATCTTCCTCGGCTACCGCAACGGCTTCAGCCGCAGCCAGGTCTCCGGCTTCCTGGGCGGCTCGCTGCCGGCGATCGCCGGCATCCTGCTGATCGTCGCCGCCGGCGGCGGTTTCAAGCAGGTGCTGGTGGACGCCGGCGTGGGCAACCTGGTCGCGGACGCGGCCGAGGGCGCCAACCTGTCGCCGCTGCTGCTGGGCTGGCTGGTCGCGGTCGGCATCCGGGTGGCCACCGGCTCGGCCACCGTCGCCACCATCACCGCCGCCGGCATCGTCGCACCGCTGGCCGCCACGCTACAGGGCCCCGAGGTGGCGCTGCTGGCCCTCGCCATCGGCTGCGGGTCGCTGTTCTTCTCGCACGTCAACGACGCCGGCTTCTGGCTGGTCAAGGAATACTTCGGGCTGACCGTGGGGCAGACCATCAAGAGCTGGTCGGTGATGGAGACCATCATCTCGGTGGTCGGTTTCCTCGGCGTCCTCCTGCTCGACGTCTTCGTCTAG
- a CDS encoding MerR family transcriptional regulator: protein MAYTVGQVARAARVTVRTLHHYDEIGLLRPSGRTSAGYRRYDDADLDRLQLIRYYRELGFPLDEIAEILDDPAADPAAHLNRQHELLSGRIGKLQEMVAAIEHAMEARKLGIQLTPEERFEVFGDFDPDEHADEVERRWGDTEAYRQSQERAARYSKEDWLRNKEVNEDWGRRFASLMDSGAPADGPEAMALAEEHRQLITQWWYDCPLEMHTGLADMYVADPRFTAYFETIRPGMAAYLNEAIHANAISRA from the coding sequence ATGGCGTACACGGTGGGGCAGGTGGCGCGTGCGGCCCGGGTGACGGTCCGCACGCTCCACCACTACGACGAGATCGGGCTGTTGCGGCCGAGCGGGCGCACGTCGGCGGGCTACCGCCGCTACGACGACGCCGACCTGGACCGCCTGCAGCTCATCCGCTACTACCGCGAGCTGGGGTTCCCGCTGGACGAGATCGCCGAGATCCTGGACGACCCGGCCGCCGACCCGGCGGCGCACCTGAACCGGCAGCACGAGCTGCTGTCCGGGCGGATCGGCAAGCTCCAGGAGATGGTGGCGGCGATCGAACACGCGATGGAGGCGAGGAAGTTGGGGATCCAGTTGACGCCGGAGGAGCGGTTCGAGGTGTTCGGGGACTTCGACCCGGACGAGCACGCCGACGAGGTCGAGCGGCGCTGGGGCGACACCGAGGCGTACCGGCAGTCGCAGGAGCGGGCCGCCCGCTACTCGAAGGAGGACTGGCTGCGCAACAAGGAGGTGAACGAGGACTGGGGCCGGCGGTTCGCCTCGCTGATGGACTCCGGCGCGCCGGCCGACGGCCCGGAGGCGATGGCGCTGGCCGAGGAGCACCGGCAGCTCATCACCCAGTGGTGGTACGACTGCCCGCTGGAGATGCACACCGGGCTGGCCGACATGTACGTGGCGGACCCGCGGTTCACCGCGTACTTCGAGACCATCCGGCCCGGCATGGCCGCCTACCTGAACGAGGCGATCCACGCCAACGCGATCAGCCGGGCCTGA
- a CDS encoding S41 family peptidase — protein sequence MRPNEITDIVQRAAELVAAEYVLPDVAEQIGTHLGERLRSGAYAGAAGPAALGALVTTDLQSVNHDLHLRLKHHDEPLPEAADDPTDEHFARLAARTMGGIVRVQRLPGNVGLLEIAPYVFPPDLAGHALTAALRLLADTDALLLDLRGTEGGSPDGVALLCGWFFAEPVHLHTMHERSGATRQFWSAAWLPVPRYAPEKPVHVLTGPVTFSGGEELAYDLQQFGRATVVGERTRGGAHPRIGHRLHRHLELTVPVARPVHAVSGTNWEGCGVAPDVEVPAGRARDLAYTRSLEALLAADPDRPAADEVRAALAVRG from the coding sequence ATGCGTCCGAACGAGATCACCGACATCGTCCAGCGGGCCGCCGAGCTGGTGGCCGCCGAATACGTCCTGCCCGACGTGGCCGAGCAGATCGGCACGCATCTCGGCGAGCGCCTGCGCTCCGGCGCGTACGCCGGGGCGGCCGGCCCGGCGGCGCTCGGCGCGCTGGTCACCACCGACCTCCAGTCGGTCAACCACGACCTCCACCTGCGACTCAAGCACCACGACGAACCGCTGCCCGAGGCCGCCGACGACCCGACCGACGAGCACTTCGCCCGGCTCGCCGCGCGCACCATGGGCGGCATCGTCCGGGTGCAACGACTGCCCGGCAACGTCGGACTGCTGGAGATCGCCCCGTACGTGTTCCCGCCGGACCTGGCCGGCCACGCGCTGACCGCCGCGCTGCGGCTGCTCGCCGACACCGACGCGCTCCTGCTCGACCTGCGCGGCACCGAGGGCGGCAGCCCGGACGGCGTGGCCCTGCTCTGTGGCTGGTTCTTCGCCGAGCCGGTGCACCTGCACACCATGCACGAGCGGTCCGGTGCCACCCGCCAGTTCTGGAGCGCCGCCTGGCTGCCCGTCCCCCGCTACGCCCCGGAGAAGCCGGTGCACGTGCTCACCGGTCCGGTGACGTTCTCCGGCGGCGAGGAGCTGGCGTACGACCTGCAACAGTTCGGCCGCGCCACGGTGGTCGGCGAGCGGACCCGGGGCGGGGCCCACCCCCGGATCGGGCACCGGTTGCACCGCCACCTGGAGCTGACCGTGCCGGTGGCCCGGCCGGTGCACGCGGTCAGCGGCACCAACTGGGAGGGCTGCGGGGTGGCGCCGGACGTCGAGGTTCCGGCCGGGCGGGCGCGCGACCTCGCGTACACCCGGAGTCTGGAGGCGCTGCTGGCCGCGGACCCGGACCGGCCCGCGGCGGACGAGGTGCGGGCGGCCCTCGCCGTTCGGGGTTGA
- a CDS encoding putative quinol monooxygenase, whose amino-acid sequence MLIVAGTLYVDPARRDAYLASCAEAVRAARAAPGCVDFAVSADLVEPGRINVYERWESDEQLLAFRGFGPNAEQVAEILGAEVHKFRISGVEAP is encoded by the coding sequence ATGCTCATCGTCGCCGGCACCCTCTACGTCGATCCGGCCCGGCGGGACGCCTACCTGGCGTCCTGCGCGGAGGCCGTCCGCGCGGCCCGGGCCGCGCCCGGCTGCGTCGACTTCGCGGTCAGCGCCGACCTGGTCGAACCGGGCCGGATCAACGTGTACGAGCGGTGGGAGTCCGACGAGCAACTGTTGGCGTTCCGGGGTTTCGGCCCGAACGCCGAGCAGGTCGCGGAGATCCTCGGCGCCGAGGTGCACAAGTTCCGCATCTCCGGCGTCGAGGCCCCCTGA
- a CDS encoding ArsR family transcriptional regulator codes for MKHAGPATLSQLAARLGAAKGTVAHHLRVLTEPGMVREAHRRQVRGGTERYHERAFRRLVGHATDAGATAVLLGAFAEELAGDPDPLVHLRQLRLTPAQAQRLRSTLDALVGEAEEAPPGEPRYGVLVSLYRHPAQVR; via the coding sequence GTGAAGCATGCCGGCCCGGCCACCCTCAGCCAGCTCGCCGCCCGCCTCGGCGCGGCGAAGGGCACGGTCGCCCACCACCTGCGGGTGCTGACCGAGCCCGGCATGGTCCGCGAGGCGCACCGCCGGCAGGTCCGCGGTGGAACCGAGCGCTACCACGAACGCGCGTTCCGCCGGCTGGTCGGCCACGCCACCGACGCCGGCGCCACCGCCGTGCTCCTCGGCGCGTTCGCCGAGGAGTTGGCCGGCGACCCGGACCCGCTGGTGCACCTGCGCCAGCTTCGCCTCACCCCGGCTCAGGCGCAACGGCTGCGGTCCACCCTGGACGCGCTCGTCGGCGAGGCCGAGGAGGCGCCGCCGGGCGAGCCACGCTACGGCGTCCTGGTCTCGCTCTACCGGCACCCCGCCCAGGTCAGGTGA
- a CDS encoding gluconokinase yields MGDPAVVVGVDIGTTSSKAVAFDTDGRQLASHSIGYPLEEPHPGWAEQDPDLIHQAVLGVIRAVVDELGRPVAGLSFSTAMHSLIGLDADGNPLTPSITWADSRASAQAERLRAAPSGLALHRRTGTPVHPMAPLPKLVWFAEQEPKLHERVAHWVGIKDLVLRRLAEALVTDHSVASATGLMDIHRLAWDTEALRVAGITEEQLPQLVPTTHVLPGLTADAARATGLPADTPLVVGAGDGPLANLGLGAVRPGVVACSIGTSGAMRVMVERPGVDPLGGVFCYALTEDRWVVGGAINNGGIVLQWAHDALAPELGEDAEEELLGLAARAPVGSGGLIMLPYLLSERAPHWSALPRGAYIGLTHGHGRPHLVRAALEGVCQQLALVLASVRAAGNEVREVRASGGFARSPLWRQILADALGMPVRFPAGHEGSGFGAALLGMQALGLIESVEVAADLVRIEETVHPDPAAAATYAALLPLFSELYDALVPTFASLRRLAPSLPPEPPPTAPPK; encoded by the coding sequence GTGGGCGACCCGGCCGTCGTGGTGGGCGTGGACATCGGCACCACCAGCAGCAAGGCGGTCGCGTTCGACACCGACGGCCGGCAGTTGGCCAGCCACTCGATCGGCTACCCGCTGGAGGAGCCGCACCCGGGCTGGGCCGAGCAGGACCCGGACCTGATCCATCAGGCCGTGCTCGGCGTGATCCGCGCGGTCGTCGACGAGCTGGGCCGGCCGGTCGCCGGCCTGTCCTTCAGCACCGCCATGCACAGCCTGATCGGGTTGGACGCCGACGGCAACCCGCTCACCCCGTCGATCACCTGGGCCGACTCCCGGGCCAGCGCGCAGGCCGAACGGCTGCGCGCCGCGCCGTCCGGGCTGGCCCTGCACCGGCGCACCGGCACCCCGGTGCACCCGATGGCCCCGCTGCCCAAGCTGGTCTGGTTCGCCGAGCAGGAACCGAAGCTGCACGAGCGGGTCGCGCACTGGGTCGGCATCAAGGACCTCGTCCTGCGGCGGCTGGCCGAGGCGCTGGTCACCGACCACTCGGTCGCCTCGGCCACCGGCCTGATGGACATCCACCGGCTGGCCTGGGACACCGAGGCGCTGCGCGTCGCCGGCATCACCGAGGAACAGCTCCCCCAGCTCGTCCCCACCACGCACGTGCTGCCCGGGTTGACCGCCGACGCGGCCCGGGCCACCGGCCTGCCGGCGGACACCCCGCTGGTGGTGGGCGCCGGCGACGGGCCGCTGGCCAACCTCGGCCTCGGCGCGGTACGCCCCGGCGTGGTCGCCTGCTCGATCGGCACCAGCGGCGCGATGCGGGTGATGGTGGAACGCCCCGGCGTCGACCCGCTGGGCGGCGTCTTCTGCTATGCGCTGACCGAGGACCGCTGGGTGGTCGGCGGCGCGATCAACAACGGCGGGATCGTGCTCCAGTGGGCGCACGACGCGCTCGCCCCGGAGCTGGGCGAGGACGCCGAGGAGGAGCTGCTCGGCCTGGCCGCCCGGGCGCCGGTCGGCTCCGGTGGGCTGATCATGCTGCCGTACCTGCTCAGCGAGCGGGCCCCGCACTGGAGCGCGCTGCCGCGCGGCGCGTACATCGGGTTGACCCACGGCCACGGCCGCCCGCACCTGGTGCGGGCCGCGCTGGAGGGGGTCTGCCAGCAGCTCGCGCTGGTCCTGGCGTCGGTCCGCGCGGCCGGCAACGAGGTACGCGAGGTCCGTGCCAGCGGCGGTTTCGCCCGCAGCCCGCTGTGGCGGCAGATCCTCGCCGACGCGCTGGGCATGCCGGTGCGCTTCCCGGCCGGGCACGAGGGTTCCGGTTTCGGCGCCGCACTGCTCGGCATGCAGGCGCTGGGCCTGATCGAGTCGGTGGAGGTCGCCGCCGACCTGGTCCGGATCGAGGAGACGGTCCACCCCGATCCGGCCGCCGCCGCCACCTACGCGGCGCTGCTCCCACTCTTCTCCGAGCTGTACGACGCGCTCGTGCCCACGTTCGCGTCGCTGCGACGGCTGGCCCCGAGCCTGCCGCCGGAGCCACCACCGACCGCACCGCCCAAGTGA
- a CDS encoding putative bifunctional diguanylate cyclase/phosphodiesterase, with protein MSLAVAAPARHPLAGRVGLVAAAVVVLGEMVWLVVGLPGAALVSDLGAMAVSSWAAVLCVRAARRHPLALRRFWGLLAITMLLAALGRTVWTVERLGGIDLPHTPLVGALFAAGIVTGTAALLCSRAGGRSLVGQARTLLDGVIVALALIPVGWVVVFRDLADADLSDPLRTFGLLYPMFDLMQLTILVAVAGPGRQMWRALTVIGAGLAIRAGADAVYVSLVAHGNYAAGHPVDVCWPLSYLLVGLATRYPPPGAGDADDDAGESPLPPWWRVALPYLPVGGAIVAVMLSRQPTGQTPHLVFVGMMALLGVLALRQGLAANENLRLVARLRRLAYSDQLTGLPNRLTFIRRLRRALREGGPVAVVLLDLDGFKQVNDRFGHAAGDRLLTTIAERMRDAIGPDGMIARLGGDEFAVLVAGDRPVAPERLAVRLLAALEPLPGEEELGVHPSASIGIAEYGPQHSSHTDLLRDADIAMYAAKAAGKSAWRTCTPELRESAVSRAELIADLRRAVDEGQLLMEFQPIVDLATGTVRSAEALVRWRHPRLGVLPPARFLPLAEETGLILAIDRWVIHEACRSAATWRERAPEVTVAVNIAAAHLCRPDLIATVTGAMGAAGLPPRALTLELTESALIEGSEAVLDRLAQLRDLGIRIAIDDFGTGYSSLSYLHRIPATELKIDRSFVSRLDAGDARAYATVEMVNRLAGAFDLAVVAEGVETGEQHAAVTAIGCRQGQGWRYGRPAALSELLPTLAPADVAR; from the coding sequence GTGAGCCTCGCCGTCGCCGCGCCGGCCCGTCACCCGCTCGCCGGCCGTGTCGGACTCGTCGCGGCCGCCGTCGTCGTCCTCGGGGAGATGGTCTGGCTCGTCGTCGGCCTGCCGGGTGCGGCGCTGGTCAGCGACCTCGGTGCGATGGCGGTGTCGAGCTGGGCGGCGGTGCTCTGCGTCCGCGCGGCCCGCCGGCACCCGCTCGCGCTGCGGCGGTTCTGGGGCCTGCTCGCCATCACCATGCTGCTGGCCGCGCTCGGTCGTACGGTGTGGACCGTCGAACGGCTCGGCGGGATCGACCTGCCGCACACCCCGCTGGTCGGCGCGCTCTTCGCCGCCGGCATCGTCACCGGCACCGCCGCGCTGCTCTGCTCCCGGGCCGGCGGGCGCAGCCTGGTCGGGCAGGCCCGCACGCTGCTCGACGGCGTGATCGTCGCGCTGGCGCTCATCCCGGTCGGCTGGGTGGTGGTGTTCCGCGACCTCGCCGACGCCGACCTGTCCGACCCGCTGCGCACGTTCGGCCTGCTCTACCCGATGTTCGACCTGATGCAGCTCACCATCCTGGTGGCGGTCGCCGGGCCGGGCCGGCAGATGTGGCGGGCGCTCACCGTGATCGGCGCCGGCCTGGCGATCCGGGCCGGCGCCGACGCGGTCTACGTCTCCCTCGTCGCGCACGGCAACTACGCCGCCGGGCACCCGGTCGACGTCTGCTGGCCGTTGAGCTACCTGCTGGTCGGCCTCGCCACCCGCTACCCGCCGCCGGGCGCCGGGGACGCCGACGACGACGCCGGTGAGTCGCCGCTGCCGCCGTGGTGGCGGGTGGCCCTGCCCTACCTGCCGGTGGGCGGCGCGATCGTCGCGGTGATGCTGTCGCGGCAGCCCACCGGGCAGACCCCGCACCTGGTCTTCGTCGGCATGATGGCGCTGCTCGGGGTGCTCGCGCTGCGCCAGGGGCTGGCCGCCAACGAGAACCTGCGCCTGGTCGCCCGGCTGCGCCGGCTCGCCTACTCCGACCAGCTCACCGGCCTGCCCAACCGGCTGACCTTCATCCGGCGGCTGCGCCGGGCGCTGCGCGAGGGCGGCCCGGTCGCCGTGGTGCTGCTCGACCTGGACGGCTTCAAGCAGGTCAACGACCGGTTCGGGCACGCCGCCGGGGACCGGCTGCTCACCACCATCGCGGAGCGCATGCGGGACGCGATCGGCCCGGACGGGATGATCGCCCGGCTCGGCGGCGACGAGTTCGCCGTGCTGGTCGCCGGCGACCGCCCGGTCGCCCCCGAGCGGCTCGCGGTCCGGCTGCTCGCCGCGCTCGAACCGCTGCCCGGCGAGGAGGAACTCGGCGTCCACCCGTCGGCCAGCATCGGCATCGCCGAGTACGGCCCGCAGCACAGCTCCCACACCGACCTGCTCCGCGACGCCGACATCGCCATGTACGCGGCCAAGGCGGCCGGCAAGTCCGCGTGGCGCACCTGCACGCCGGAGCTGCGCGAGTCGGCGGTCAGCCGGGCCGAGCTGATCGCCGACCTGCGCCGCGCCGTCGACGAGGGCCAGCTCCTGATGGAGTTCCAGCCCATCGTCGACCTGGCCACCGGCACGGTACGCAGCGCCGAGGCGCTGGTCCGCTGGCGGCATCCCCGCCTTGGCGTGCTGCCCCCGGCGAGGTTCCTGCCGCTGGCCGAGGAGACCGGGCTGATCCTGGCCATCGACCGGTGGGTGATCCACGAGGCGTGCCGGTCGGCGGCGACGTGGCGCGAGCGGGCGCCGGAGGTGACCGTGGCGGTCAACATCGCCGCCGCCCACCTCTGCCGGCCCGACCTGATCGCCACCGTCACCGGCGCGATGGGCGCGGCCGGGTTGCCGCCCCGCGCGCTCACGCTCGAACTCACCGAGTCGGCGCTGATCGAGGGCAGCGAGGCGGTGCTCGACCGGTTGGCGCAGCTACGTGACCTCGGCATCCGCATCGCCATCGACGACTTCGGCACCGGCTACTCGTCGCTGAGCTACCTGCACCGCATCCCGGCCACCGAGCTGAAGATCGACCGCTCGTTCGTGTCCCGCCTGGACGCCGGCGACGCCCGCGCGTACGCCACCGTGGAGATGGTCAACCGGTTGGCCGGCGCGTTCGACCTGGCGGTGGTGGCCGAGGGCGTGGAGACCGGCGAGCAGCACGCGGCGGTCACCGCGATCGGCTGCCGGCAGGGTCAGGGCTGGCGGTACGGCCGCCCGGCCGCCCTGTCCGAGCTGCTGCCCACGCTCGCGCCCGCCGACGTCGCCCGCTGA